The genomic region cccatttacaatgaaaatgtaaaaaaaaatctagccattggcctgtgtagtatgttaacactattggaagtaaaaataacttgaactccaatttcgaaaacacaactttctttttttctttttataaagctctgacttgtattatgagtatgagtctgtggtctgggagagagtcctgtaactctctgtctgcaaaatatagtatataatgaccaatgttgggcaattaattatatagttacttcttcaaaaaagtaactcagtttggcaaacaacaaagttttttgcagctatttttttttaaatgcaaccaatgtatttttaaataaacatgtcaaactatttacagaacaatcagctgttctgcatcaaatttgatgccacacaaattatttgtgccactccaaaaaatgatttctgtccactatgagataaaggagaaaaacagcctgatacctgcaggcctgataacagcagatgtatcactcctgtaacacctgtaacattcagcagtcgcctcattgttctgacacacacaacaaaactattgactacactacacactaactacacaagatttgcgctaaacgtctcaaatctctcacatctcaaagcaccgccttcactcctaaaacttccccccgtttcttaacaactaaatgccacgttgccataccattttttgattggtcgacatggtacttttttggacgaataggaaagagagagggggtgggggtttgtttttgctcacaggctttcgagccttttttcttataaaacgctgttttcaccgtttcttcccgcagtaaatataaacaacgatagtattcaggaagaaaaccaaacattacatatatttttatcataactctggttttacgtggcctatcaacacaatttaaaaactggtataaagtccacactttttccgtcagttgttccgtctgtcctgctcacatctccaatggttgtacataTTCATTAACgaggcttcactccacatcagccacgccgctttgctagctaaaactccggtgtcggcacataaggacgctgtcatagcctgtcaaccacgttgattagctgcgtatatacgaatgtgaatcgcattattggctggactatgggataaggtggcatcgttctaatcccacacgggagcagccagtcacttactgactaacactgcaaaacagaattgttaaagtattcattttaatttcaattcaggttagatttttttttgtgcgcaacgcagattttctgtgcgcagagaccgtgccagcagtgcgcaattgcgcacgtgcgcagcttagagggaacattggacGTAATGTGCTGGTACGTCGTCTTTGAGACGTCCTGTTTCCAAACTCACATGTTTAGCTGAGAAACAGCATCTGCTGAAGACGACTCAAAGTGAAACCTGCTGTGGTTTCAacaataaaagacagaaaaactgcAGCACAGATGGAGCAAAGATGCTTCTGATTAGGAAACAAACAGCCCTGAAAGGCCTGCCAGCAGCTCAGCTCACAGCTCAGAGTTAAACACCTGCAACATCTGAGGACGCTCAGCCTTCAGGTTCAAACTGTGtgtgctgacctttgacctccaacAATGTTTTTAAAGCCAGAGTTATTATGTAAACCTTCTCAGAGAAGACAGAAAACCTGAGGAGGCTCTGGTGGTGATGATGGTATGGAgacactaaaaactaaaacatgcCTGTAACTCAAAAGTAGCTGCTTCAAACCAGCTGTGccccaaaaacacacaaacatgtgaaaactttttttaaagcttcattCAGATTCAACATTACATTCTAGTGTTTATTAAGACAACATGTGACAGGTTCAcatcaaaattacaaaaacattcacaaaatcaaaatcagagtcaaaaataataattacgTAGAAACTAGTCTCACAGTCTTCAGTCACGTGCTCGCCGGACGGCTGATTTAACCCATGAAAAGTCCGCCTGACAAAGAAAGACGAGTCCTGATGTGTTGGCATTCTCgttaaactgaaaacatttgtcATGTGAAATGAAAAGTTTATAGAGAAACTGCACCTGTCACTTCGATGCTGGCTCCGGTGATGTACTGAGAGTCGTCCGAGGCGAGGAAGGCGCAGACATCAGCGACCTCTGGAGGACACAaagagacgatcagctgatctttttaataaattaactTTAGTTTGTTTTATGAGGCCATGCAAACATTCACCTTCATGGTACAAATGTTTTGAGTTACAGCTGTCAGAGTGCACCAGCTGGGCTGAAATTATGCATTTTTCAAtatgcattatttttttcagcatttttgagccctctaaacttttttttcagaattgaaaaacacatttgtttgaAAAACTTCAACTCGTCAATCGTTTTTTTCCCCGCTGTGAGTGTCACAGTGTAAACTACAAAACTGCATCATCCTAATGAAGCAGTGTAACAGAAACAGATGTTTGATCTGTTTCTCGTTATTCTctgagaaaaatgcaaaaaagtgaATTTTGGCTGTATTTTGAACGGTTGTTTCACCGTGTGTGACACAGTTTCAGTGTGACTCCTGTTTTCTAACACAGTCCTATTTTAACACTCGTTAAAGTGGCTGATGACTCTAAAATGCAGAAACACTGATGTTCTCATGTTCCATATATATGTTTGTACAAATCACACTCATCCAACAGTTTTAGATTAATATAAATGCAGCTGGTGTCGGTGTGGCCGGAGCAGAATGACACATGTATGAATCTGATGTCGTGGATGAAGAGTGACAGTGAAAAGCATCAGTGATGTGAAACTGACCCGCCGGCTCGCCCATCCTTCCCAGAGGCACCAAGGACTCgatctgaaacacaaacatggcTGCAGCTTCACTGAGGAGCAGAAAGTAATTAAATATGTTGGCAGCTTTATTTCAGTCACAACatttttatgagtttttatgacatttaacagcTCGCTGCAGTGATCTGACTCCATCCTGAAAATGttttggaaaaaggaaaaaactaaaataatcaaatgttttattttagcttCACGTCACATTCAGCAGCATCACCTCTCCaggtacctgtgtgtgtgtgtgtgtgtgtgtgtgtgtgtgtgtgtgtgtgtgtgtgtgtgtgtgtgtgtgtgtgtgtgtgtgtgtatacctgtgtgtgtgtgtacttgtgagtgtgtgtgtgtctgtgtgtgtgttgtacctTGCTAATAACCTTCTCTGGCACTTTATCTGTCATCGGAGTCGTAATGAACCCCGGCAGCACGCAGTTACAGCGAATCCCAAACCTGGAGGGAGAGAGGCGGAGACACAGGTGAGTTTCCGGTCAGCTCATGCGCCTCGCTGCATCACTTTATTTTACCTGCTGAGCTCTTTGGCGGCGGTCCTGGTTAAACCCTCGACTCCAGCTTTAGAGGCAGCGTAGTTAGCCTGACCGATGTTTCCTACCTGCAAACAACAACCACACAGATATGAGACCCCATAAACCATAATGGACCCGCAGAGAGAGGAACACCTGCAGTGGTTTTTAAAGCTGCTTCTGGAGTACAATATCTTTCATGcgtcttttactttgaaaacttCAAGGCAACAAAAACTCAGACATCATCTGCAGGATCATGTACTGCACTTTTACCTGAAGCCAGCACaaacacaagatccaattcTGAGTTTGagcttttatttacacaaatatataaattaagatgtaaaaataaaatgtaaatacaatTAATTTCAAACAGATGTGAAGAAACTCAAAAAAAGTCAAGCAGGAAAATAAACTGACACTGAAACTGTCGTGACTCGATCGTCTCACAGGACACTGAATGCATCTCAACTAAAGTGGAGCTGCAGGACGAGTCACTGCTGAGACTTCAGTCTGCTGTCAGCTCAGCTTCACTCTCAGAGCAAAAAATAAGAGTTTCATTAATAATGTGCAGGTTTGGAACCAGAGACATAAACAGGACAGTTTATACAAAACTGTAAACTCAAAGCCTGCCTACAGGTTTATGTTcgggtgtttttttttacttctgtgtgtgtaaacagaATAATGAccaatgagatttttttctgtctttaattctttttgttattttattttctccctTTAAATTAAACTAAAGAACAAAAATCTCCAATTTTGactcatttttttatgtttctgtacaAAACTGTGACCCACACCGCGCCTGCTCATATCTCACCTTTCCCACGATACTGCCCACAGTAATGATGGATCCTTTGGGCGCTCCACAGGCCACCAGAGCCTGAGCAACCGCCTGAGTGATCAAGAATGAACCCTGGgagagaaaaattaaaaataaatccttTCACTCTGATCTAACACAGgattcaaatatatttttaccTTTGAGCTCGAGTGGATTTAATCACtaacaggaaataaataaacagcccGTCACTGTTCTGCTGTTCCCgtcattttaaactgtgtgtTCAGTCGTCTCTCAGCCTGCAGAGTGAGATGGAGAAGAAGCTGCCAGGTGTCAGCACCGCCTACCTTCAGGTTGATCTGGATGACTTTATCAAACTGCTCCTCCTCCATGTTGAGCAGGAAGTCGTCCTGAGTGATGCCGGCTGCATTCACGCACACCGAGGGAGGCTGGAAGTACCGAGTCTGCAGGAGGAAGACGAGCTTCACGttaaaggaggaggagaagacgAACACGCAGCAGGAGCGTTGTTCTCACCTGCAAGCTCGTTAACAGCTTCTTGATGCTCTCTTTAGACGACACGTCCACCACAGCCGCCGTGTGGACCTGCCCTCTGAGGTCGCTCTGCAGACTCCCCAGCGTCTCATTGGCCGACTCCTCGCTGATGTCGGCGACCACCACGGAGGCGCCCTCAGAGGCGAAACGCTGGCACACCGCCCGCCCGATCCCACTGCCTCCACCTGGGTGGGAAGAGAGGAGCGTGAAGTCAGAGcaggagcagagaggaggaaacAGCAGCCTGAGACGCTGCTGTCTGAGGCGTCAGGAGCTCAGGATGTttctgaaatgaaaacaaaaaataaaagctccCACAAAAACATCTGGACTAGAGTTAGTCGTGAAAACACGACTGCAGGGCTCTCAGGTCCGCTCAAAGTTTCCTGCTCTGAGTAAACGTCCATGTTTAATATTTTAGGAGCTGCTGATGTGCTGCCTGTCTGGAAATGAAGTTTttgatgtttgtgtttcctgttttaaaatgaaaggtTGTGATTTACTACAAATGACTTaaacatgaggaggaaacattAACATTGCCTGCATTAAAACACAATATGAAGTCACATTTTCTCCACAGGTGAAATTTTTATGCATCAGATGTTGAGCCGCAGCCTGAATTTTAATCTCTTTATAACCTGCCAACCTTTGGTAGAGAAACAGACCGGAAGGAGTGGGCTCGCTCTTTAGGCTAATTTTTATATGAACGATCCTTCCTGTCGTCGGTTTATTCCACGGCAACAATAACCGAGCTGCACAAATGTGTCTAATTATATATGAATCAGCTGCAGCTGAATACTTTCAACAGCTTCACATGATACAGAATAAATCTCCTTAGTTTGAACGTCAGTCTGAAACTTCACAGCTCCTCTGAACTCTCAGAGAAGTTTAATGAAGAGCGAGTTTCCTTCAGCTGCGGAGATAGCGGAGAAAACCTCTCCCGGTTTAACGGAGCAAAAACATCTGAGACAAAAAGAAACTGTCGGGTTTATTTCTCTGTGAATGATCCGTAATAAAACATCAACTAACCGGTGACCAGCGTCAACCTTGAGATGAGCCTTGTGGCAGCCGCCATGACAGTTTGCTGTTGTTGTAGTTTCAGGTTTGTCCATAAGGCGGCGATAAAAAACGAGAAAACCCAACATCATcagtaaaagaataaaagccAATACaggcattttattttgaaatcgaTACCGGAGTTGGGCCAAAAAGTGACCGTCTATCAAAAatgttgtgtatgtgtttttatgtgtaatgtCTTTCCCTAAAATGTCAAATAGACTGTAGTCAACAGGATTTACACAGCGGTTATatctaaaaacaaataaatgcccTGTTTTGCAGGCATCTTTATGACTGTATGATTATTGTTTCTACATTATAATCAAACAAACTTTTGGCCACTTAAATATCTTTACAGAACTGTTATGTTATATTTGTTATTCTTTCACTCTTAACAAACACATTTCCTTCGTAACATATGTTTCACAGATTCTAGTCTAACACGTCATTTACAGCTGTT from Pelmatolapia mariae isolate MD_Pm_ZW linkage group LG22, Pm_UMD_F_2, whole genome shotgun sequence harbors:
- the LOC135932724 gene encoding estradiol 17-beta-dehydrogenase 8-like; its protein translation is MAAATRLISRLTLVTGGGSGIGRAVCQRFASEGASVVVADISEESANETLGSLQSDLRGQVHTAAVVDVSSKESIKKLLTSLQTRYFQPPSVCVNAAGITQDDFLLNMEEEQFDKVIQINLKGSFLITQAVAQALVACGAPKGSIITVGSIVGKVGNIGQANYAASKAGVEGLTRTAAKELSRFGIRCNCVLPGFITTPMTDKVPEKVISKIESLVPLGRMGEPAEVADVCAFLASDDSQYITGASIEVTGGLFMG